From Streptomyces zhihengii, the proteins below share one genomic window:
- a CDS encoding MogA/MoaB family molybdenum cofactor biosynthesis protein, translated as MSAAGAPYRALVVTASNRAAAGVYEDRGGPLVAEGLRRMGFAVDGPRVVPDGDPVGQALRDGIDAAYDVVVTTGGTGVSPTDRTPEVTRALLDHEVPGIPEAIRAFGREKVPTAALSRGVAGVAGRTLIVNLPGSSGGVRDGLAVLEPLLGHAVDQIRGGDHPGSGTGAGPGEAPKPS; from the coding sequence GTGAGCGCTGCCGGCGCTCCCTACCGCGCCCTGGTCGTCACGGCGTCCAACCGGGCGGCGGCCGGCGTGTACGAGGACCGGGGCGGCCCGCTGGTCGCCGAGGGGCTGCGGCGGATGGGGTTCGCCGTCGACGGCCCCCGCGTCGTCCCCGACGGGGACCCCGTCGGGCAGGCCCTCCGTGACGGGATCGACGCCGCGTACGACGTCGTCGTCACCACCGGCGGCACGGGCGTCTCGCCGACCGACCGCACACCCGAGGTCACCCGGGCGCTGCTCGACCACGAGGTTCCCGGCATCCCGGAGGCGATCCGGGCGTTCGGGCGCGAGAAGGTGCCGACGGCGGCGCTCTCGCGCGGTGTCGCCGGTGTCGCGGGCCGCACGCTGATCGTCAATCTGCCCGGCTCCAGCGGCGGGGTGCGCGACGGTCTCGCCGTCCTGGAACCGCTGCTCGGCCACGCGGTCGACCAGATCCGCGGCGGCGACCACCCCGGCTCCGGCACGGGAGCGGGCCCCGGCGAGGCGCCGAAGCCCTCATGA
- a CDS encoding 5-formyltetrahydrofolate cyclo-ligase — translation MSDEKSEKSGLRGELLATRRLLSPTDVLGAAADLARQALLLPELAGAATVAAYVSVGREPGTRALLDALRAQDTRVLLPVLLPDNDLDWAVYEGPGRLLPAGRGLLEPDGERLGPDAVLSAEAVLLPGLAVDGRGMRLGRGGGSYDRVLARIATAGTDPALVVLLYANEVVEQVPAEPHDHPVHAAVTPQGVHRFTERTGPGGPG, via the coding sequence ATCAGCGACGAGAAGTCCGAAAAGAGCGGTCTCCGCGGTGAACTGCTCGCCACGCGCAGGCTGCTGTCCCCCACCGATGTCCTCGGGGCGGCGGCGGACCTCGCCCGGCAGGCCCTGCTGCTGCCGGAGCTGGCCGGCGCGGCGACGGTCGCGGCCTATGTCTCGGTGGGCCGCGAGCCGGGCACCCGGGCCCTGCTGGACGCCCTGCGCGCCCAGGACACCCGGGTGCTGCTGCCCGTGCTGCTGCCGGACAACGACCTGGACTGGGCCGTCTACGAGGGACCGGGGCGGCTGCTGCCGGCTGGCCGCGGCCTGCTGGAGCCGGACGGCGAACGGCTGGGCCCCGATGCCGTCCTCTCGGCGGAGGCGGTCCTGCTCCCCGGGCTCGCCGTGGACGGCCGCGGCATGCGGCTGGGCCGCGGCGGCGGCTCCTACGACCGGGTGCTGGCCCGGATCGCCACTGCGGGTACGGACCCGGCGCTGGTCGTGCTCCTCTACGCGAACGAGGTGGTCGAGCAGGTCCCGGCGGAACCGCACGACCACCCCGTGCACGCGGCGGTCACCCCTCAGGGGGTGCACCGCTTCACGGAGCGGACTGGCCCCGGGGGACCAGGGTGA
- the moaC gene encoding cyclic pyranopterin monophosphate synthase MoaC, translating to MSTQGRLTHIDEAGAARMVDVSQKDVTARTARATGRVLVSPQVVELLRGEGVPKGDALATARIAGIMGAKRTPDLIPLCHPLAVSGVKLDLSVADDAVEIAATVKTTDRTGVEMEALTAVSVAALTVVDMVKAVDKAAVITGIRVEEKTGGKSGDWSREGSPS from the coding sequence ATGAGTACGCAAGGCAGGCTGACGCACATCGACGAGGCGGGGGCGGCCCGTATGGTCGACGTCTCCCAGAAGGACGTGACCGCCCGCACCGCCCGGGCGACGGGCCGAGTCCTGGTGTCGCCGCAGGTCGTGGAGTTGCTGCGGGGCGAGGGGGTGCCGAAGGGCGACGCCCTCGCCACGGCCAGGATCGCCGGGATCATGGGCGCCAAGCGGACCCCCGACCTGATCCCGCTCTGCCACCCGCTCGCGGTCTCCGGGGTGAAGCTGGACCTCTCGGTCGCCGACGACGCGGTCGAGATCGCCGCGACGGTGAAGACGACGGACCGCACCGGCGTCGAGATGGAGGCGCTGACGGCGGTGTCCGTCGCCGCCCTCACCGTCGTCGACATGGTGAAGGCCGTGGACAAGGCCGCCGTCATCACCGGCATCCGGGTCGAGGAGAAGACCGGCGGCAAGTCCGGGGACTGGTCCCGCGAGGGGAGCCCGTCGTGA
- the glp gene encoding molybdotransferase-like divisome protein Glp → MSSTIWSVDDHLEDILSAIRPLDPIELQLPDAQGCVLVEDVTVPVALPPFDNSSMDGYAVRVADVAGASEEFPAVLTVIGDVAAGSDGLPTVGPGQAARIMTGAPLPPGAQAVVPVEWTDGGTGGGAASTMSPAGQAPEGASGEVRVHRPAGERAHVRARGSDVQAGDLALAAGTVLGPPQIGLLAAIGRGTVRVRPRPRVVVLSTGSELVQPGEKLAEGQIYDSNSFALAAAARDAGAISYRVGAVTDDAETLRSTIEDQLIRADLLVTTGGVSVGAYDVVKEALASVGDEDVPGSGIDFRRLAMQPGKPQGFGSIGPEHTPLLALPGNPVSSYVSFELFVRPAIRALMGLPDVHRPTARAVLAADKALTSPDGKRQFLRGTYDQEAGSVAPVGGSGSHLVAALAHADCLIVVPETTTSVEPGAGVDVVLLG, encoded by the coding sequence GTGAGCAGCACGATCTGGTCGGTGGACGACCACCTGGAGGACATCCTCTCCGCGATCCGGCCGCTCGACCCGATCGAGCTGCAACTGCCGGACGCGCAGGGCTGTGTCCTGGTCGAGGACGTCACCGTCCCGGTCGCGCTGCCCCCCTTCGACAACAGCTCCATGGACGGGTACGCCGTCCGGGTCGCCGATGTGGCGGGCGCGAGCGAGGAGTTCCCCGCCGTGCTCACGGTCATCGGTGATGTCGCGGCCGGCAGCGACGGCCTGCCCACGGTGGGCCCGGGGCAGGCGGCTCGCATCATGACGGGCGCCCCGCTGCCCCCCGGCGCCCAGGCGGTCGTCCCCGTCGAGTGGACGGACGGCGGCACCGGCGGGGGCGCCGCCAGCACCATGAGCCCCGCCGGCCAGGCGCCGGAGGGCGCGAGCGGGGAGGTGCGGGTGCACCGCCCGGCCGGGGAGCGCGCCCATGTGCGCGCCCGCGGCAGCGACGTCCAGGCCGGTGACCTCGCCCTCGCCGCCGGCACCGTGCTCGGGCCGCCGCAGATCGGGCTGCTCGCCGCCATCGGCCGCGGCACCGTCCGGGTGCGGCCCCGCCCCCGGGTGGTGGTGCTGTCCACCGGCAGCGAACTGGTCCAGCCGGGGGAGAAGCTGGCCGAGGGTCAGATCTACGACTCCAACAGCTTCGCGCTCGCGGCGGCCGCCCGTGACGCCGGCGCGATCTCCTACCGGGTCGGCGCGGTCACCGACGACGCCGAGACCCTGCGGTCCACCATCGAGGACCAGTTGATCCGCGCCGATCTCTTGGTCACCACCGGCGGCGTCAGCGTGGGCGCCTACGACGTCGTCAAGGAGGCGCTCGCCTCGGTCGGCGACGAGGACGTGCCCGGCAGCGGCATCGACTTCCGCAGGCTCGCCATGCAGCCGGGCAAGCCGCAGGGCTTCGGCTCCATCGGCCCCGAGCACACCCCGCTGCTCGCGCTGCCGGGCAACCCGGTCTCCAGCTATGTCTCCTTCGAGTTGTTCGTACGCCCCGCGATCCGCGCCCTGATGGGCCTGCCCGACGTCCACCGGCCGACGGCCCGCGCGGTGCTCGCCGCCGACAAGGCGCTGACCTCGCCGGACGGCAAGCGCCAGTTCCTGCGGGGCACGTACGACCAGGAGGCGGGCAGCGTCGCCCCCGTCGGCGGGTCCGGCTCGCACCTGGTCGCCGCCCTGGCGCACGCCGACTGCCTGATCGTCGTCCCGGAGACCACCACCTCGGTGGAGCCCGGCGCCGGTGTCGACGTGGTCCTCCTGGGGTGA
- a CDS encoding penicillin acylase family protein: MPANTTASSPKKKKGRRARLLVLVLVLALVAGVGYGAYWSISTVRASFPQTTGSIELEGLGGRVEVKRDDYGIPQIYADSDEDLFRAQGFVQAQDRFWEMDVRRHMTSGRLSEMFGSGQVETDAFLRTLGWRQVAQQEYDTKLSPETKKYLQAYADGVNAYLEGRSAEELSVEYAALAFTNDYKPEPWTPVDSVAWLKAMAWDLRGNMQDEIDRSLLTSRLSEQQIRDLYPSYPYDRNKPIVQDGGIDPATGEFDPAAEPTGPGEGDGGDGTGNGSGSGTGTGTQGTGDGTGASSGDTSGSPAGAAAGLNSQLGALADTLDAIPALLGPSGSGIGSNSWVVSGDYTTTGKPLLANDPHLSPQLPSLWYQMGLHCREVSDACSFDVAGYTFSGMPGVIIGHNQDIAWGFTNLGADVTDLYLEKLNGDSYLVGGQEKKLTTRKEVIKVAGGTDKTITVRSTGHGPLVSDRSDELGKVGERAPVSNAAPDRGSGYGVALQWTALQPGKTMDAVFRLNRAKDFTSFRAAAKDFEVPSQNLIYADTKGHIGYQAPGRIPLRAEGDGSVPAPGWDPKYTWDGYIDFEELPYEFDPKRGYIVTANQAVVDADKYPYLITEDYGYGARSQRINDLIESKIRGGGKISTEDMRTMQMDNSSEIAKLLTPYLLKIDISDSYVREAQKLLEGWDYTQEPDSGAAAYFNAVWRNVLKLAVGNKLPKELRVEGECLSVLPADSTAPDDDLTERVRECGQRDADSAQPDGGDRWYEVVRRLLKDADNEWWRSPATRTDEATDTRDGLLARAMEDARWELTAEMGKDASSWSWGRLHQLTLKNQTLGTEGPGFLQYILNRGPWNLGGGEAAVNATGWNAASGYDVVWVPSMRMVLNVGEWDKSRWINLTGSSGHAYSAHYTDQTDKWANGELLDWAYGPEAVQAATVDTLTLVPRGQSAP, translated from the coding sequence ATGCCCGCCAACACAACAGCCTCTTCCCCCAAGAAGAAGAAGGGGCGACGCGCCCGACTGCTCGTGCTCGTCCTGGTGCTGGCGCTCGTCGCGGGTGTCGGATACGGCGCCTACTGGAGCATCAGCACGGTTCGTGCCTCGTTCCCCCAGACCACCGGCTCGATCGAACTCGAAGGCCTCGGCGGCCGGGTCGAGGTCAAGCGCGACGACTACGGCATTCCCCAGATCTACGCCGACAGCGACGAGGACCTCTTCCGCGCCCAGGGCTTCGTCCAGGCGCAGGACCGGTTCTGGGAGATGGACGTCCGGCGCCACATGACGTCCGGCCGCCTGTCCGAGATGTTCGGATCGGGACAGGTCGAGACCGACGCCTTCCTGCGCACGCTCGGCTGGCGCCAGGTGGCGCAGCAGGAGTACGACACCAAGCTCTCGCCGGAGACGAAGAAGTACCTCCAGGCCTACGCGGACGGCGTCAACGCCTACCTGGAGGGCCGCTCGGCCGAGGAGCTCTCCGTCGAGTACGCGGCGCTGGCCTTCACCAACGACTACAAGCCCGAGCCGTGGACCCCGGTCGACTCGGTCGCCTGGCTCAAGGCCATGGCCTGGGACCTGCGCGGCAACATGCAGGACGAGATCGACCGCTCCCTGCTCACCAGCCGGCTCAGCGAGCAGCAGATCCGCGACCTCTACCCCTCCTACCCGTACGACCGGAACAAGCCGATCGTCCAGGACGGCGGGATCGACCCGGCGACGGGCGAGTTCGACCCGGCGGCCGAGCCCACCGGCCCGGGTGAGGGCGACGGCGGTGACGGCACGGGTAACGGCTCCGGCTCCGGTACCGGCACGGGTACCCAGGGGACCGGCGACGGCACCGGCGCCTCTTCCGGTGACACGTCCGGCAGCCCCGCCGGAGCCGCCGCCGGGCTGAACTCGCAGCTCGGCGCCCTCGCCGACACCCTCGACGCCATCCCGGCCCTTCTCGGCCCGAGCGGCAGCGGCATCGGCTCCAACTCCTGGGTCGTCTCCGGCGACTACACGACGACCGGCAAGCCCCTGCTGGCCAACGACCCGCACCTCTCCCCGCAGCTCCCGTCCCTCTGGTACCAGATGGGCCTGCACTGCCGTGAGGTCTCGGACGCCTGCTCCTTCGACGTCGCGGGCTACACCTTCTCCGGCATGCCCGGCGTGATCATCGGCCACAACCAGGACATCGCCTGGGGCTTCACCAACCTCGGCGCCGATGTGACCGACCTCTACCTGGAGAAGCTCAACGGCGACAGCTACCTGGTCGGCGGCCAGGAGAAGAAGCTGACCACCCGCAAGGAGGTCATCAAGGTCGCCGGCGGCACCGACAAGACCATCACCGTCCGCTCCACCGGGCACGGCCCGCTCGTCTCGGACCGCAGCGACGAACTGGGCAAGGTCGGCGAACGGGCCCCCGTCTCCAACGCGGCGCCCGACCGCGGCTCCGGCTACGGGGTCGCCCTCCAGTGGACGGCGCTGCAGCCCGGCAAGACCATGGACGCCGTCTTCCGGCTGAACCGCGCCAAGGACTTCACCTCCTTCCGCGCCGCCGCCAAGGACTTCGAGGTCCCCTCGCAGAACCTGATCTACGCCGACACCAAGGGCCACATCGGCTACCAGGCCCCGGGCCGCATCCCGCTGCGCGCCGAGGGCGACGGCAGCGTGCCCGCGCCGGGCTGGGACCCGAAGTACACGTGGGACGGCTACATCGACTTCGAGGAGCTTCCCTACGAGTTCGATCCCAAGCGCGGCTACATCGTCACCGCCAACCAGGCGGTCGTCGACGCCGACAAGTACCCGTACCTGATCACCGAGGACTACGGGTACGGCGCGCGCAGCCAGCGGATCAACGACCTCATCGAGTCCAAGATCCGGGGTGGCGGCAAGATCTCCACCGAGGACATGCGCACCATGCAGATGGACAACAGCAGCGAGATCGCCAAGCTGCTCACGCCCTACCTGCTGAAGATCGACATCTCCGACTCCTACGTCCGCGAGGCGCAGAAGCTGCTCGAGGGCTGGGACTACACCCAGGAGCCGGACTCCGGCGCCGCCGCCTACTTCAACGCGGTCTGGCGCAACGTCCTCAAGCTGGCCGTCGGCAACAAGCTCCCCAAGGAGCTCAGGGTCGAGGGCGAGTGCCTGAGCGTGCTGCCCGCGGACAGCACGGCACCCGACGACGACCTGACCGAGCGGGTGCGCGAATGCGGCCAGCGGGACGCGGACTCCGCGCAGCCCGACGGCGGCGACCGCTGGTACGAGGTGGTCCGCCGGCTGCTGAAGGACGCCGACAACGAGTGGTGGCGCAGCCCGGCCACCCGCACGGACGAGGCCACCGACACCCGTGACGGGCTGCTCGCCCGCGCGATGGAGGACGCCCGCTGGGAGCTGACCGCCGAGATGGGCAAGGACGCCTCCAGCTGGAGCTGGGGCAGGCTCCACCAGCTCACGCTGAAGAACCAGACGCTGGGCACCGAGGGCCCGGGCTTCCTCCAGTACATACTCAACCGCGGCCCGTGGAACCTGGGAGGCGGCGAGGCGGCGGTCAACGCCACCGGCTGGAACGCGGCGAGCGGGTACGACGTCGTCTGGGTGCCCTCCATGCGGATGGTCCTCAACGTCGGCGAGTGGGACAAGTCGCGCTGGATCAACCTGACCGGTTCCTCCGGTCACGCGTACAGCGCCCACTACACCGACCAGACCGACAAGTGGGCCAACGGCGAGCTGCTGGACTGGGCCTACGGGCCCGAGGCCGTCCAGGCCGCGACGGTCGACACGCTCACCCTGGTCCCCCGGGGCCAGTCCGCTCCGTGA
- the sepX gene encoding divisome protein SepX/GlpR yields MSSSGLIYAVIVGAWAAYLVPMWLRRQDELNEARPTERFSTAIRLLSGRAGMERRYARELRGRAAEQPEYDVDPDAPTDRLSSVDVRAFAAPRIEMRPEAPAGAASGAPRPESADAPRPRRGDRARKDARPNRAAAERARRSLVLARRRRTTTLLFVAFTVGAIVPAVGGLGFLWAPALPAVLLSGYIVHLRAQERRRFAFVMDRRQAEVAAQRLRENRPRRHPSDAAAAEPDEEPAAPAEAEPEPVVSPQEAGRRALVEQTDHAEWVDQQRQRGPAAGDSWDPVPVPLPTYVTAPVAPRASSGVDVTDPETWSAARSSAAGPTGTSHAEQRDQPQAEAPAGRRPPQQRRSRDRGRTPLFDQYADDDRPRAANE; encoded by the coding sequence GTGAGCAGCAGCGGCCTCATCTACGCAGTCATCGTCGGGGCCTGGGCCGCCTACTTGGTGCCGATGTGGCTCCGCAGGCAGGACGAGCTGAACGAAGCCCGTCCGACGGAACGCTTCTCCACCGCCATCCGGCTGTTGTCCGGCCGGGCGGGAATGGAGCGGCGCTACGCCAGGGAACTGCGGGGACGCGCGGCCGAGCAGCCCGAGTACGACGTCGACCCGGACGCGCCCACGGACCGTTTGAGTTCCGTGGACGTCCGGGCCTTCGCCGCGCCCCGAATCGAAATGCGCCCGGAGGCCCCCGCGGGGGCCGCTTCCGGCGCGCCCCGGCCGGAGTCCGCGGACGCCCCACGCCCCCGCAGGGGCGACCGGGCCCGCAAGGACGCCCGTCCGAACCGCGCGGCCGCGGAACGCGCGCGGCGCAGTCTGGTGCTGGCCCGCCGCAGACGGACCACCACGCTCCTCTTCGTCGCGTTCACCGTCGGCGCGATCGTGCCCGCGGTCGGCGGGCTCGGCTTCCTGTGGGCGCCCGCGCTGCCCGCGGTGCTGCTGAGCGGGTACATCGTCCATCTGCGGGCCCAGGAGCGGCGCCGGTTCGCCTTCGTCATGGACCGGCGGCAGGCCGAGGTCGCGGCGCAGCGTCTCCGGGAGAACCGGCCGCGCCGCCACCCGTCCGACGCCGCCGCGGCCGAGCCCGACGAGGAGCCTGCCGCACCGGCCGAGGCCGAACCGGAGCCGGTGGTGTCGCCCCAGGAGGCGGGCCGCCGCGCCCTGGTCGAGCAGACGGACCACGCGGAGTGGGTGGACCAGCAGCGCCAGCGCGGCCCGGCCGCGGGTGACAGCTGGGACCCCGTGCCCGTGCCGCTGCCCACCTATGTCACCGCCCCCGTCGCCCCCCGGGCGTCGAGCGGCGTGGACGTCACCGATCCGGAGACCTGGAGCGCGGCCCGCTCGTCGGCTGCCGGACCCACCGGCACGTCGCACGCCGAGCAGCGCGACCAGCCGCAGGCGGAGGCACCGGCCGGCCGCAGGCCCCCGCAGCAGCGCCGCTCCCGCGACCGGGGCCGTACGCCGCTGTTCGACCAGTACGCGGACGACGACCGGCCGCGCGCGGCCAATGAGTGA
- a CDS encoding potassium/proton antiporter: MTVHQLNELLLVCSLVLLIAVAAVRISSRSGLPSLLLYLGIGIAMGQDGLLDVKFDDAELTQVIGYAALVVILAEGGLGTKWKEIKPALPAAAVLSTVGVAVSVGVTASAAHYLVGLEWQQALIIGAVVSSTDAAAVFSVLRKVPLPSRVTGVLEAESGFNDAPVVILVVAFSASGPVDEWYLLVAKIALELAIGAAIGLATGFLGAYGLRHVALPASGLYPIAVMAIAVVAYAAGAMAHGSGFLAVYLASMVLGNSKLPHAPANRGFAEGLGWIAQIGMFVLLGLLVTPHELVDDFWPAVIVGLVLTAVARPLEVFVSLLPFRIPWQEQALMSWAGLRGAVPIILATIPMVSGVPGSDRIFNIVFVLVVVYTLVQGPTLPWLARALRLGPSSDAADLGVESAPLERLRGHLLSVAIPESSRMHGVEVGELRLPAGSAVTLVVREEKSFVPLPTTVLRHGDELLVVATDPVRDAAERRLRAVAQGGKLADWLGTGGPAARRHR; the protein is encoded by the coding sequence CTGACTGTCCACCAGCTCAATGAACTCCTGCTCGTCTGCTCACTCGTCCTGCTCATCGCCGTGGCGGCGGTGCGCATCTCGTCCCGCAGCGGGCTGCCCAGCCTGCTGCTGTATCTCGGGATCGGGATCGCCATGGGCCAGGACGGGCTGCTCGACGTCAAGTTCGACGACGCCGAGCTCACGCAGGTGATCGGCTATGCCGCACTGGTGGTGATCCTGGCCGAGGGCGGCCTGGGCACCAAGTGGAAGGAGATCAAACCCGCGTTGCCCGCGGCGGCCGTACTGTCGACCGTCGGCGTCGCGGTGAGCGTGGGCGTCACGGCCTCGGCCGCGCACTATCTCGTCGGTCTCGAATGGCAGCAGGCGCTCATCATCGGCGCGGTCGTCTCCTCGACCGACGCCGCGGCCGTCTTCTCGGTGCTGCGCAAGGTGCCGCTGCCGTCCCGGGTGACCGGTGTACTGGAGGCCGAGTCGGGCTTCAACGACGCCCCGGTCGTCATCCTGGTCGTGGCCTTCTCCGCCTCCGGGCCGGTCGACGAGTGGTATCTGCTCGTCGCCAAGATCGCCCTGGAACTCGCGATCGGCGCCGCGATCGGCCTGGCCACCGGCTTCCTCGGGGCCTACGGGCTGCGGCACGTGGCGCTGCCCGCCTCGGGCCTCTACCCCATCGCCGTCATGGCCATCGCGGTGGTCGCCTACGCGGCCGGCGCCATGGCGCACGGCAGCGGGTTCCTCGCCGTCTACCTGGCGTCGATGGTCCTCGGCAACAGCAAGCTGCCCCACGCCCCGGCCAACCGCGGCTTCGCGGAGGGGTTGGGCTGGATCGCCCAGATCGGCATGTTCGTCCTGCTCGGTCTGCTGGTCACCCCGCACGAGCTGGTCGACGACTTCTGGCCGGCCGTCATCGTGGGTCTGGTGCTGACGGCGGTCGCGAGGCCGCTGGAGGTGTTCGTCAGCCTGCTGCCGTTCCGGATCCCCTGGCAGGAGCAGGCACTGATGTCCTGGGCCGGCCTGCGCGGCGCCGTGCCCATCATTCTGGCCACCATCCCGATGGTCTCCGGGGTGCCGGGCAGCGACCGGATCTTCAACATCGTCTTCGTGCTGGTGGTCGTCTACACGCTGGTCCAGGGCCCGACACTGCCATGGCTCGCCAGGGCGCTGCGCCTCGGCCCCTCGTCGGATGCCGCCGACCTCGGGGTCGAATCCGCGCCACTGGAGCGGCTGCGGGGACACCTGCTGTCGGTCGCCATCCCCGAGTCCTCTCGGATGCACGGCGTCGAGGTGGGCGAGCTGCGGCTGCCCGCGGGGTCGGCGGTCACCCTCGTCGTCCGCGAGGAGAAGAGCTTCGTGCCGCTGCCCACCACCGTCCTGCGGCACGGCGACGAGCTGCTGGTCGTCGCCACCGATCCGGTGCGGGACGCGGCGGAGCGGCGGCTGCGGGCGGTCGCGCAGGGCGGCAAGCTGGCCGACTGGCTCGGCACCGGCGGCCCCGCGGCACGCCGGCACCGCTGA
- the galU gene encoding UTP--glucose-1-phosphate uridylyltransferase GalU: MTQSHPRISKAVIPAAGLGTRFLPATKATPKEMLPVVDKPAIQYVVEEAVSAGLSDVLMITGRNKRPLEDHFDRNYELEEALTRKGDNGRLARVQESSDLATMHYVRQGDPRGLGHAVLCAEPHVGDQPFAVLLGDDLIDPRDPLLSRMVEVQEREGGSVIALMEVDPAQIHMYGCAAVKPTGEGDVVLVTDVVEKPDPAEAPSNLAIIGRYVLDPAIFAILRETAPGRGGEIQLTDAIQKLADAHEHGSATAGGAPGGGPVHGVVFKGRRYDTGDRGDYLRAIVRLACEREDLGPEFRSWLRSFVTEEM, encoded by the coding sequence ATGACTCAGTCGCACCCCAGGATCAGCAAGGCTGTCATCCCCGCCGCCGGCCTCGGCACCCGGTTCCTGCCGGCCACGAAAGCCACGCCCAAAGAGATGCTGCCTGTGGTCGACAAGCCCGCGATCCAGTACGTCGTGGAGGAGGCCGTGTCGGCCGGTCTCTCCGACGTCCTGATGATCACGGGCCGCAACAAGCGCCCCCTGGAGGACCACTTCGACCGCAACTACGAGCTGGAGGAGGCGCTCACCCGCAAGGGCGACAACGGCCGGCTGGCGCGGGTGCAGGAGTCGAGCGACCTCGCCACCATGCACTACGTCCGCCAGGGCGACCCGCGCGGTCTCGGGCACGCCGTGCTCTGCGCCGAACCGCACGTCGGCGACCAGCCCTTCGCCGTGCTGCTCGGCGACGACCTGATCGACCCCCGCGACCCGCTGCTCTCCCGCATGGTCGAGGTCCAGGAGCGGGAGGGCGGCAGCGTGATCGCCCTGATGGAGGTCGACCCGGCCCAGATCCACATGTACGGCTGCGCCGCCGTGAAGCCGACCGGCGAGGGCGACGTCGTCCTGGTCACCGACGTGGTCGAGAAGCCGGACCCGGCCGAGGCGCCCAGCAACCTGGCGATCATCGGCCGCTACGTCCTCGACCCCGCGATCTTCGCCATACTGCGGGAGACCGCCCCCGGCCGCGGCGGCGAGATCCAGCTCACCGACGCCATCCAGAAGCTCGCCGACGCCCATGAGCACGGCTCCGCGACGGCCGGCGGAGCGCCGGGCGGGGGCCCCGTGCACGGCGTCGTCTTCAAGGGCCGCCGCTATGACACCGGTGACCGGGGCGACTATCTGCGTGCCATTGTCAGGCTCGCGTGCGAACGTGAGGACCTGGGGCCGGAGTTCCGGTCCTGGCTGCGCAGTTTCGTGACCGAGGAGATGTAA
- a CDS encoding GNAT family N-acetyltransferase has translation MNVTWPVILADGDVVLRPIRMRDQRIWREVNRRNREWLRPWEATIPPPAPGGPVAQRPTYRQMVRHLRSEANAGRMMPFVIEYQGRLVGQLTVAGITWGSMCSGHVGYWVDREVAGRGVMPTAVALAVDHCFRGVGLHRMEVCIRPENGPSRRVVEKLGFREEGLRPRYLHIDGAWRDHLVFALTADEVPEGLLRRWHQARRRSRPGSPPGTAQEIK, from the coding sequence ATGAACGTCACCTGGCCCGTGATCCTGGCGGACGGCGACGTCGTCCTCCGCCCCATAAGAATGCGCGACCAGCGGATCTGGCGTGAGGTCAACCGCCGCAACCGCGAGTGGCTGCGCCCCTGGGAGGCCACGATCCCGCCGCCCGCCCCGGGCGGCCCGGTGGCCCAGCGTCCGACGTACCGTCAGATGGTGCGCCATCTGCGGTCCGAGGCGAACGCCGGGCGCATGATGCCCTTCGTCATCGAGTACCAGGGCCGTCTGGTGGGGCAGTTGACGGTCGCCGGGATCACCTGGGGCTCCATGTGCTCGGGCCATGTGGGGTACTGGGTCGACCGCGAGGTGGCGGGCCGGGGTGTCATGCCGACGGCGGTGGCGCTCGCCGTGGACCACTGCTTCCGGGGCGTCGGCCTGCACCGCATGGAGGTCTGCATTCGCCCGGAGAACGGCCCCAGCCGGCGGGTGGTGGAGAAACTCGGATTCCGCGAGGAAGGGCTGCGGCCCCGCTATCTCCACATCGACGGCGCCTGGCGCGACCATCTGGTCTTCGCGCTGACCGCCGACGAGGTGCCGGAAGGTCTGCTCCGGCGCTGGCACCAGGCACGACGTCGGAGCCGGCCGGGATCGCCACCCGGAACGGCCCAGGAAATAAAATAA
- a CDS encoding GNAT family N-acetyltransferase, with product MQLRVTAFDHPDAITLNDEVQLEYIRRYGDGEGDATPLDATMFLPPRGLYLIAYDGERPCATGGWRTQDENPMGYADGDAELKRMYVIPAARGLGLARRILAALEEDALAAGRTRMVLETGDMQPEAIALYSSAGYEPCAKFGHYRFEDSSRCMAKPLTRR from the coding sequence ATGCAGCTCCGAGTCACCGCTTTCGACCACCCCGACGCCATCACCCTCAACGACGAGGTGCAGCTGGAGTACATCCGGCGCTACGGCGACGGCGAGGGGGACGCGACACCGCTGGACGCCACGATGTTCCTGCCGCCGCGTGGTCTGTATCTCATCGCCTACGACGGCGAGCGCCCCTGCGCCACCGGCGGCTGGCGCACCCAGGACGAGAACCCGATGGGCTACGCGGACGGCGACGCCGAGCTCAAGCGGATGTACGTGATCCCCGCGGCACGCGGCCTGGGCCTCGCCCGGCGCATCCTCGCGGCCCTGGAGGAGGACGCCCTCGCGGCCGGCCGCACCCGGATGGTCCTCGAGACGGGCGACATGCAGCCCGAGGCCATCGCCCTCTACAGCTCGGCGGGCTACGAGCCCTGCGCGAAGTTCGGCCACTACCGGTTCGAGGACAGCAGCCGCTGCATGGCCAAGCCCCTGACCCGGCGCTGA